A region from the Nematostella vectensis chromosome 13, jaNemVect1.1, whole genome shotgun sequence genome encodes:
- the LOC5508549 gene encoding orcokinin peptides type B yields the protein MRGVFIVFFGFLLTVVSAKSAEERPTKDVRREIPPQGFRFNQWGKKEIPPQGFRFNQWGKKEIPPQGLRFNQWGKKEIPPQGFRFNQWGKKEIPPQGFRFNQWGKKEIPPQGFRFNQWGKKEIPPQGLRFNQWGKKEIPPQGLRFSQWGKKEIPPQGFRFNQWGKKEIPPQGLRFNQWGKKEIPPQGLRFNQWGKKEIPPQGLRFSQWGKREIPPQGLRFNQWGKKEIPPQGLRFNQWGKKEIPPQGLRFSQWGKKEIPPQGLRFNQWGKKEIPPQGLRFNQWGKRKLINQVMI from the coding sequence ATGCGTGGTGTCTTCATCGTCTTCTTTGGCTTTCTTCTTACTGTCGTTAGCGCCAAGTCAGCGGAGGAACGACCAACTAAGGATGTTCGCCGAGAAATTCCGCCACAAGGTTTCAGATTTAACCAATGgggaaagaaagaaattcCGCCACAAGGTTTCAGATTTAACCAATGgggaaagaaagaaattcCGCCACAAGGTTTAAGATTCAACCAATGgggaaagaaagaaattcCGCCACAAGGTTTCAGATTCAACCAATGgggaaagaaagaaattcCGCCACAAGGTTTCAGATTCAACCAATGgggaaagaaagaaattcCGCCACAAGGTTTCAGATTTAACCAATGgggaaagaaagaaattcCGCCACAAGGTTTAAGATTCAACCAATGgggaaagaaagaaattcCGCCACAAGGTTTGAGATTCAGCCAATGgggaaagaaagaaattcCGCCACAAGGTTTCAGATTCAACCAATGgggaaagaaagaaattcCGCCACAGGGTTTAAGATTCAACCAATGgggaaagaaagaaattcCGCCACAAGGTTTAAGATTCAACCAATGgggaaagaaagaaattcCGCCACAGGGTTTAAGATTCAGCCAATGGGGAAAGAGAGAAATTCCGCCACAAGGTTTGAGGTTTAACCAATGgggaaagaaagaaattcCGCCGCAAGGTTTGAGGTTTAACCAATGgggaaagaaagaaattcCGCCGCAAGGTCTACGATTCAGCCAATGgggaaagaaagaaattcCGCCACAAGGTTTAAGATTCAACCAATGgggaaagaaagaaattcCGCCACAGGGTTTAAGATTCAACCAATGGGGAAAGAGAAAGCTGATTAATCAGGTCATGATTTAA
- the LOC5508550 gene encoding MAM and LDL-receptor class A domain-containing protein 2, whose amino-acid sequence MWISFLAILVLAKTAFSARPCGWTPVNQRVIGGVNAQSGAWPWQIALERSGSFICGGSLVSPTWVVTAAHCIAGSSHTPSYKVVTGEHIRNSPEGTEQTHDVKRIITHPTYNSPQLSNDIALIELSSPVPLSDRVNPVCLPPQGHQVSVGSKCFITGWGKIRHPGGSHHILQQAMMPPLSQDACKKKVQQAGFGIQITDSMVCAGVPGSVVSGCHGDSGGPYVCIQPDGRYVLQGDVSWGSGRCDSSQMFTVFGRVAHFRNWIDRHMSGGTPQTPPPPQTPPPPQTPAPPQTPAPPSGQTKFSCNFDTDMCGFVQSKSDKFDWQKSRTGTPSSNTGPTSDHTGNGGYFLYIETSFPRQPDDNAVIEKTGLSLDGCTKISFFYHMQGRDINRLTVRVGKTVIFEKTGHQGGDWKKAVVDFNGVGPYSLFFEGVRGKDWQGDIAIDDIKVVSCNTAQTTVKPTAKPMIPVSCNFDTDTCGFSQASSDKFDWRRHYGSTASYQTGPSADHTTTKGYYMYIETSHPRRFGDNAILQKDVDLAGGDACLKFYYHMYGKDINTLNVYLDGTKIFTRSGAQGNMWHEANVRITQGGIHTLMFEGIVGYSYQGDIAIDDVTIKSCATRPPFPTTQAPVASCGVRPSTRIVGGTAAKQGDWPWQAQLRSTSGFPFCGGSLIHPQWVLTATHCVSSRRPTDLNIRLGAHNRRANLGMEQDIKVEKIIMHPGYRKPVGLAHDIALIKLLKPANLNRHVNLVCLPDAVPAPTDGTRCWITGWGRLASGGTAPDILQQASVPVVSRARCEKAYPGKIHDSMLCAGLDQGGIDTCQGDSGGPMVCESRGRFYIHGATSWGYGCAQPGKFGVYAHVKNLVAWVRSEMARN is encoded by the exons ATGTGGATCAGCTTTCTTGCGATTCTGGTTCTGGCCAAGACCGCCTTCTCAG CCCGTCCGTGCGGCTGgacacctgtcaatcaaagagTCATCGGAGGCGTCAATGCCCAAAGTGGGGCGTGGCCTTGGCAG attgCCCTAGAGAGATCTGGAAGTTTTATTTGCGGAGGATCGCTGGTCAGCCCCACATGGGTGGTCACCGCAGCTCATTGCATCGCAGGATCTAG TCACACACCGAGCTACAAGGTCGTCACCGGAGAACACATTCGTAACTCGCCCGAGGGCACCGAACAGACCCACGATGTCAAGAGAATCATCACGCATCCCACGTACAACAGTCCTCAACTCAGCAACGACATCGCCCTCATCGAGCTCTCCAGCCCAGTCCCCCTCAGCGACAGGGTGAACCCCGTCTGCCTTCCACCACAGGGTCACCAAGTTTCTGTGGGCTCTAAATGTTTCATCACGGGATGGGGAAAAATCAGACACCCCGGAGGATCTCATCACATTCTCCAGCAAGCCATGATGCCGCCCCTTAGCCAAGACGCGTGTAAGAAGAAGGTCCAACAGGCCGGAT TCGGTATTCAGATCACCGACTCCATGGTCTGTGCTGGAGTCCCCGGAAGTGTCGTCAGCGGTTGCCATGGTGATAGCGGTGGCCCATACGTGTGCATACAGCCCGATGGTCGCTACGTGTTACAGGGTGACGTCAGCTGGGGTTCAGGTCGCTGCGACAGTAGTCAGATGTTCACGGTTTTCGGGCGCGTGGCTCACTTCAGGAACTGGATCGACCGGCACATGTCAGGTG GTACACCGCagaccccacccccaccacaAACACCACCTCCACCCCAGACCCCTGCGCCGCCACAGACGCCAGCACCACCTTCAGGACAAACAA AATTCTCTTGCAACTTCGACACCGACATGTGTGGTTTTGTGCAGTCAAAATCGGACAAGTTTGATTGGCAAAAGTCTAGAACAGGGACTCCTTCATCTAACACTGGCCCAACTTCCGACCACACCGGCAACGGGG GATATTTCTTGTATATCGAGACCTCATTTCCTCGCCAGCCTGATGATAACGCTGTAATCGAGAAGACTGGTCTGTCACTTGACGGCTGTACAAAGATCAG CTTTTTCTACCATATGCAAGGGCGGGACATCAACCGTCTCACAGTGAGGGTCGGGAAAACGGTCATTTTCGAGAAGACCGGGCATCAGGGCGGAGATTGGAAAAAAGCTGTGGTTGACTTTAATGGCGTCGGCCCTTACTCG CTCTTTTTCGAAGGAGTTCGTGGAAAGGATTGGCAGGGAGACATAGCCATTGATGACATAAAGGTTGTCTCGTGCAACACGG CTCAAACAACAGTGAAACCAACAGCTAAACCGATGATTC CGGTGAGCTGCAACTTCGACACCGACACTTGTGGCTTTTCCCAGGCCTCCTCTGACAAGTTCGACTGGAGACGGCATTATGGAAGTACAGCTTCTTATCAAACAGGGCCCTCCGCAGATCACACCACGACTAAAG GCTATTACATGTACATCGAAACATCGCACCCGAGAAGATTTGGCGACAACGCAATTCTCCAGAAAGACGTAGACCTTGCAGGTGGAGACGCGTGCTTGAAGTTCTACTACCACATGTACGGCAAGGACATCAACACCCTCAACGTGTACCTCGACGGCACCAAGATCTTCACCAGGTCAGGTGCGCAAGGCAACATGTGGCACGAGGCGAACGTCAGGATTACACAGGGCGGGATACACACG CTGATGTTTGAGGGTATCGTTGGTTATAGTTACCAAGGAGATATCGctattgatgacgtcactatcAAGTCATGTG CGACACGTCCACCATTCCCTACAACTCAGGCACCAG TTGCCTCGTGTGGCGTTCGTCCGAGCACGCGCATCGTGGGGGGAACCGCTGCCAAACAGGGCGATTGGCCATGGCAGGCTCAGCTTAGAAGCACCTCAGGGTTCCCGTTTTGCGGAGGCTCTCTGATTCATCCTCAATGGGTTTTGACGGCGACACACTGCGTGTCTAGTAGGAGACCCACGGATCTTAACATCAG GCTTGGCGCTCATAATAGACGAGCAAACCTCGGGATGGAGCAAGACattaaagttgaaaaaatcatcatgcaCCCAGGATATCGAAAACCTGTAGGACTTGCGCACGACATTGCACTCATCAAACTGCTCAAGCCGGCTAACTTAAACAG ACATGTTAACCTGGTGTGCCTGCCCGATGCTGTCCCCGCGCCTACTGATGGTACTCGCTGCTGGATCACGGGGTGGGGTCGCCTGGCGTCCGGTGGTACAGCCCCGGACATCCTCCAGCAAGCCTCGGTCCCTGTGGTGAGCCGGGCTCGTTGTGAGAAGGCTTACCCTGGTAAGATCCACGACTCAATGCTCTGCGCAGGTCTCGACCAGGGTGGAATAGACACCTGCCAGGGAGATTCTGGCGGGCCGATGGTGTGTGAGAGTCGGGGGCGGTTCTACATCCACGGAGCAACCAGCTGGGGATATGGCTGCGCTCAGCCGGGCAAATTTGGCGTCTATGCGCATGTCAAGAATCTAGTCGCGTGGGTCAGGTCTGAGATGGCCAGGAATTAA